One stretch of Eretmochelys imbricata isolate rEreImb1 chromosome 1, rEreImb1.hap1, whole genome shotgun sequence DNA includes these proteins:
- the BAIAP2L2 gene encoding BAR/IMD domain-containing adapter protein 2-like 2 has translation MLGQILIQMSDTHRHMNSDLEVVAQTFHKDLLQHIEKNTKLDMQFIKDSHQQYELEYQHRAANLEECMSELWRMERTRDKNTWEMKENVRRLQSEMQAFVSESQRAAALEEKRRYRFLAEKHQLLSSTFLQVYSRAWGIIQSKVPKWKEQLEASRNPSSRHSPSLLSASHGQGYTSGRLTPSCLDMPQRPLGDFGSAMTGRSSSPFPQEPAELLRPSPQPEPTRRGLQKTSSAGSLSASQRSRSSSFGERAGGGSDVFRVQTIVPHSAGTNRTLLGFNLGDIIMVLIPEAQNGWLYGKLEGSSTSGWFPKAFVKPLEVVRDPEELPSRSFPLRSSHSVDGLDCPSVPGNYRHNAALPQSPSPSPASRGAGSCRSSLVSAAAPSDSKKSAVQEQPPELFPRGTNPFATVKLRPTVTNDRSAPIIQ, from the exons ATGCTGG GCCAAATTTTGATACAGATGTCTGACACCCACAGGCATATGAACTCTGACCTGGAAGTAGTG GCTCAGACGTTCCACAAAGACCTGCTGCAGCATATAGAGAAAAACACCAAGCTGGACATGCAGTTTATCAAG GACAGCCATCAGCAGTACGAACTGGAGTATCAGCACAGGGCTGCCAACCTGGAGGAGTGCATGTCGGAGCTGTGGAGGATGGAGAGGACTCGAGACAAAAACACCTGGGAAATGAAG GAGAATGTGAGGCGCTTGCAGTCAGAGATGCAGGCATTTGTCTCTGAGAGCCAGCGGGCTGCCGCACTGGAGGAGAAGCGCCGCTACCGCTTCCTGGCTGAAAAGCACCAGCTGCTCTCCAGCACCTTCCTCCAGGTGTACAGCAGG GCCTGGGGCATCATCCAGAGCAAGGTGCCAAAATGGAAGGAGCAGTTGGAGGCCAGCCGCAATCCAAGCAGCAGACACTCCCCGAGCCTGCTCAGTGCCTCCCATGGCCAGGGGTACACGTCAGGCCGCCTGACTCCCAGCTGCCTCGACATG CCTCAGAGGCCTCTGGGAGATTTTGGCTCAGCCATGACTGGACGTAGTTCAAGCCCCTTCCCCCAGGAGCCTGCAGAACTTCTTAGACCCTCTCCTCAGCCAGAGCCAACCAGGAGAGGTCTGCAGAAGACTTCATCTGCTG GCTCACTCTCCGCCAGCCAGCGCTCGCGCTCCAGCTCCTTCGGTGAGCGGGCAGGAGGAGGCAGCGACGTGTTTAGAGTCCAGACAATTGTGCCCCACTCTGCTGGCACCAACCGCACCTTGCTGGGGTTCAACCTCGGGGACATCATCATGGTGCTGATCCCAGAGGCGCAGAACGGCTGGCTGTACGGCAAGCTAGAGGGATCATCCAC GAGCGGCTGGTTCCCCAAAGCTTTCGTAAAGCCCCTGGAGGTAGTAAGAGACCCGGAGGAACTGCCCAGCAg GTCCTTCCCGCTGCGGAGCAGTCACAGCGTGGATGGCCTGGATTGCCCCAGTGTCCCAGGAAATTACCGACACAAcgctgccctgccccagtcaccaAGCCCTTCTCCAGCCTCACGTGGTGCTGGCAGCTGCCGGAGCAGCTTGGTTAGCGCTGCTGCTCCTTCGGATTCCAAG